In Zalophus californianus isolate mZalCal1 chromosome 4, mZalCal1.pri.v2, whole genome shotgun sequence, the following proteins share a genomic window:
- the ZNF691 gene encoding zinc finger protein 691 has protein sequence MGSEKDQNPEQHLPEEGEWGKPWRVDDSEGFRIPDGEKEHGQESPLEGPQEIHPKKPWQKVTVPTGEPGDPTAHPRPETDEKPFICAQCGKTFNNTSNLRTHQRIHTGEKPYKCSECGKSFSRSSNRIRHERIHLEEKHYKCPKCQESFRRRSDLTTHQQDHLGKRPYRCDICGKSFSQSATLAVHHRTHLEPAPYICCECGKSFSNSSSFGVHHRTHTGERPYECAECGRTFSDISNFGAHQRTHRGEKPYWCTLCGKHFSRSSNLIRHQKTHMGEQAGKDSS, from the coding sequence ATGGGCAGTGAGAAGGACCAGAATCCGGAACAGCACCTGCCTGAGGAAGGGGAATGGGGTAAGCCGTGGAGAGTGGATGACTCAGAGGGTTTTCGGATCCCAGACGGGGAGAAAGAGCACGGGCAGGAGAGCCCATTGGAGGGTCCGCAAGAGATTCATCCCAAAAAGCCGTGGCAGAAAGTCACTGTCCCCACGGGAGAGCCCGGGGACCCCACGGCTCACCCGAGGCCCGAGACCGACGAGAAGCCCTTCATATGTGCCCAGTGTGGGAAAACCTTCAATAATACCTCCAACCTGAGAACACACCAGCGCAtccacacgggcgagaagccTTACAAGTGTTCCGAATGTGGCAAGAGCTTCTCGAGGAGCTCCAACCGCATCCGGCACGAGCGGATCCACCTAGAAGAGAAGCACTACAAATGTCCCAAGTGTCAGGAGAGCTTCCGGCGGCGCTCGGACCTCACCACGCACCAGCAAGACCACCTGGGCAAGCGGCCGTACCGCTGTGACATCTGTGGCAAGAGCTTCAGCCAGAGCGCCACACTGGCGGTGCACCATCGGACCCACTTGGAGCCAGCGCCCTACATCTGCTGTGAGTGCGGGAAGAGCTTCAGCAACAGCTCCAGCTTTGGCGTGCACCACCGCACGCACACAGGCGAGAGGCCCTATGAGTGCGCCGAGTGTGGGCGGACCTTCAGCGACATCTCCAACTTTGGAGCACACCAGAGGACCCACAGAGGGGAGAAGCCCTACTGGTGCACTCTGTGCGGGAAACACTTCTCCCGGAGCTCAAACCTCATCCGCCACCAGAAAACACACATGGGAGAGCAGGCTGGGAAAGACTCCAGCTGA